In Nomascus leucogenys isolate Asia chromosome 6, Asia_NLE_v1, whole genome shotgun sequence, one DNA window encodes the following:
- the SNAP23 gene encoding synaptosomal-associated protein 23, whose protein sequence is MDNLSSEEIQQRGHQITDESLESTRRILGLAIESQDAGIKTITMLDEQKEQLNRIEEGLDQINKDMRETEKTLTELNKCCGLCVCPCNRTKNFESGKAYKTTWGDGGENSPSNVVSKQPGPVTNGQPQQPTTGAASGGYVKRITNDAREDEMEENLTQVGSILGNLKDMALNIGNEIDAQNPQIKRITDKADTNKDRIDIANARAKKLIDS, encoded by the exons ATGGATAATCTGTCATCAGAAGAAATTCAACAGAGAGGTCACCAGATTACAGATGAG TCTCTGGAAAGTACGAGGAGAATCCTGGGTTTAGCCATTGAG TCTCAGGATGCAGGAATCAAGACCATCACTATGCTGGATGAACAAAAGG AACAACTAAACCGCATAGAAGAAGGCTTGGAccaaataaataaagacatgagagagacagagaagacttTAACAGAACTCAACAAATGCTGTGGCCTTTGTGTCTGCCCATGTAATAG AACAAAGAACTTTGAGTCTGGCAAGGCTTATAAGACAACATGGGGAGATGGCGGAGAAAACTCACCTAGCAATGTAGTATCTAAACAGCCAGGCCCGGTGACAAATGGTCAGCCTCAGCAACCAACGACAGGAGCAGCCAGTGGTGGATACGTTAAACG CATAACTAATGATGCCAGAGAAGATGAAATGGAAGAGAACCTGACTCAAGTGGGCAGTATCCTGGGAAATCTAAAAGACATGGCCCTGAACATAGGCAATGAGATTGATGCTCAAAATCCACAAATAAAACGAATCACAGACAAG gCTGACACCAACAAAGATCGTATTGATATTGCCAATGCCAGAGCAAAGAAACTCATTGACAGCTAA